A segment of the Salvelinus sp. IW2-2015 unplaced genomic scaffold, ASM291031v2 Un_scaffold6229, whole genome shotgun sequence genome:
aggaaggatgagtcattcactactagactgaggaccttacagatgctgtatgtatgggggacagaggaaggatgagtcattcactactagactgagggaccttacagatgctgtatgtatggggggcagaggaaggatgagtcattcactactagactgagggaccttacagatgctggATGTAtgggggggacagaggaaggatgagtcattcactactagactgagggaccttacagatgctgtatgtatggggggacagaggaaggatgagtcattcactactagactgagggaccttacagatgctgtatgtatgggggacagaggaaggatgagtcattcactactagactgagggaccttacagatgctgtatgtatgggggacagaggaaggatgagtcattcactactagactgaggaccttacagatgctgtatgtatggggggacagaggaaggatgagtcattcatttttatttatttaactaggcaagtcagtacgaacatattcttatttacaatgacggcctaccccggccaaacccaaacaacgccgggccaattgtgcgccgccctatgggactcccgatcacgaccggatgtgatgcagcctggttttgaaccagagactgtagtgaagcctctcaaactgagatgcagtgcctcaaaccactgcaccactctggaACTTacactcctgaactaatttaggcttgctgAATACTCAGTGcctcagaccactgcgccactctggaacttacactcctgaactaatttaggctgaATACTCAGTGcctcagaccactgcgccactctggaacttacactcctgaactaatttaggctgaATACTCAGTGCCTCagactgaatacttatgcaacaacatgtgaagaaaaaaatatttcaaaaggcACTGTATTTTATACAAGGCTTGTCTGTTAAAcgttggttaccatgatgacaatcCTATGGTTGAAATTTCACTGTCAAAACAATCGtttttacgttgatgactttttggaaatccaatgtattttccacgtagattccaatgtcacaatacgttgacaaattacgttgaaacgacattgattcaaccagtttgtgcctagTTGAATAGTTCCCTCTAGCTACTAGCTCAACAGCCACATCCtttattaccagattcagctgaggtcttgtacttaaggaatgatttgtaccaaatacaacgCTGCCAAATTGATGATAACTTTGATAAGTTGTTGACATGAAAAAACATTCACAACCTCATGAATGTTTCCATCAATGTTATTCCACCATGTCAGAGAAAACACAGGCGCTGAttgtacactgaacacaaatataaacgcaacatgtaaagtgttggtcccatgtttcatgagctgaaataaaagagcccagaaatgttccatatgcacaaaaagctttatTTCTCtataatgttgtgcacaaatttgtttacatccatgttagtgattATTTctattttgctaaaataatccatccacctgataggtgtggcatattaagaagctgattaaacagcatgatcattacacaggtgcacctagtgctggggacaataaaagggcactctATAATGTGTagtttggtcacacaacacaatgtcacagatgtgtcaacttttgaaggagcgtgcaattggcatgatgactgcaggaatgtccaccagagctgttgcctgagaatttaatattcatttctctgccataagcctccttcaatgttgttttagagaatttggcagtacgtccaaccggcctcacaaccacagaccacgtgtaaccacgccagcccaggacctccacatccagcttcttcacctgtgggatcgtctgagaccagccacccggacagctgatgaaatcgacgactatttctgtctataataaatcccttttgtggggaaaaactcattctgattggatggccctggctccccagtgggtgggcctatgcccaccctaatctatgtgaaatcaatagattagggcctaatgaatttatttMAATTTGACTGagttccttacatgaactgtaactcagtaaaatctttgacatttttccatgttgcgtttatatttttgtttagtataaaaaatatttgattaatGCAACATATTGTGGTCTGAATATCAATAAAATGTGGAACACCAATATTTCATATCTACTGTTATACCATGAAGACGCGCTATAGATCTATGTGCTTATTTCTGTTTGACTGAATGAATGTAAAATGGTGTCCKAAAATGATTTTGCTGCGTTAccaactccagtcagcagatggcgatgtGTGGGCTATTTGCGTGACGTAGAAAATAGTGGACATGACGCCgcaaaccaacaacaacaaagatggaGGCACGCTACTTTACCTCAGGTAGGGAACTAGCTATTTTGCTAgcattttttttctttacatttgaGAACtcttgattatatatatatacactttttgATAAATATATAAACCTTTTGTTAAATATCTAGGTACTTACGTTAAATTCAGTGTGCTAGCTGCCCATAACTAATTATGTTTGATAAGtcacagccagctagctaacgttagctacctattAGCCTTTACGACCGAGCGTTGAGGCACAGACAATATATTTGGTTGAGGCTAGCTAACTACACTTAGCTACTAACTAAAAGTTACACTATTATGGAGGAATTAGACTAGTCATTGAGTTAGCCACTGTAGTTAACTAGCTGTATGAAGAAAATAACCTTACACCGACATTTCCAGACTCCAGAAAAGTGATGAACGTCAGTTAACGTTACCTCGTTTACTCAAATCTAATCACTATTCGACTGGTCAACTGTGTTTTAGGTGACTGTAACGTTACTGTCGCCTAGCCTGTCTAGCGGTCAGCTAGCTATTCCAGCGCCGCCGACCAACCGGCCCAGCCATGAGCTCGCTAAGCTACTTCACCCCGGCCCGAGAGGAAGAGCTGCTGTGGTCGGGGAACGCAGGCGCAGCCACCGGACCTCAACCCAGCACCCTCGGAGGAGAGGAGGCACGGCGCTTCTATCAAAGCGTCATAgaagaggggggtggaggggagagacgaggattggaacagagggggagagagaaccgcagggggagagagaggaggggaagagagaggagggggagagcagaGCAGCACGTCCAGgtaccacaaacacaacacatacagcCTAGGAGCTACATCATCTATGATCATGACatgtatgatttaaaaaataaagtatttcctcagtatatatacacagcaccagtcaaaagttgacacctactcattccagggtttttcttaatKtgtactattttctacattgtagaatactattgaatacatcaacactatgaaataagacacatggaatcatgtagtaaccaaaaaagtgttaaacaaatcaaaatatatgttatatttgagtttcttcaaagtagccactctttgccttgacagctttgcacactccagATGCATCAGTCAAGCATCTGCTGATTGACCAAAATGTAACTAAAGTACTCTTTCCCACAGGCTAGCAGGCAGCAGGCTAGCACCACCAGTACTACCACGGAGCTGGAGGGGCTGAGACTGCTGCGTTGTGCCCAGGAAGGTGACCTGTCTGGGGTGAGAGGCTTGCTGTCCCGGGGGGTGGATGTCAACTTCCAGGTAGGTAACAGGAGGGATCTGAACCTGGGTCTCCCGCGGGGATAAACCAAATAAGAGATTGGATTACTAGACCGGGTAGGCCCGGGTTGGCGGAGTGAAAAGTGATCTGCGTTTTTATCACCGGGCTGCTTCCCGGGCGTGAAACAGGTTCAAAGCCCACGGAGAAgacggctcaaaacaaaagtgacctAGGTGATGCATGTAGACTAGACTAATGAGTAGGATGctgtgttttcacatgctaaAGTGGGGCTTTTGATAAAAATGRTTTATCTGCCTGAAAATGTAGTATTCTTACCTCAGGAAGTCGGTGGCTCCTTATTtagggagaacgggcttgtggtgaaggctggagcggaatcagtggaatgttatcaaatacatcaaacacatggtttccatggtttccatgtgttgaaTAACATTCcgtttgctccgttccggccattattatgggccgttctctcctcagcagcctcctaaGTGTCTTACATATGAGCAGGGCACACCTCCCTCACCGGTTTCACCCAGTCACGCGACAGGCCATAGCCCGGTTCAACCTGGGCCAGTTTAATCAAATCACCTCAGTGTTCTGACCCATTAGACCATAGCCCGGTTCAACCTGGGccagtttaacttctttgggctgcaagcccgaagccgggcacaatatgacaacagccacttcaattgcgaaattcaaaagatattttttagaaatatttaactttcacatattaacaagtccaatacagcacatgaaagataaacatcttgtgaatccagccaaca
Coding sequences within it:
- the gpank1 gene encoding G patch domain and ankyrin repeat-containing protein 1, with the translated sequence MSSLSYFTPAREEELLWSGNAGAATGPQPSTLGGEEARRFYQSVIEEGGGGERRGLEQRGRENRRGRERRGRERRGRAEQHVQASRQQASTTSTTTELEGLRLLRCAQEGDLSGVRGLLSRGVDVNFQVGNRRDLNLGLPRG